A region of the Candidatus Woesearchaeota archaeon genome:
TGCAAGATAAAGCTAAAGCGAACCCTAAGATTGAGTGGCAATGGAATAAAGAAATTCATGAAATCATAGGAGATACCTCGGGAGTTACAGGAGTTAAGCTTAAAGACACTAAGACTGGAGAAGTTGCTGATTTCAAAACAGATGGCATTTTTCTTGCTTTAGGACACATACCAAATACAAATATTTTCAAAGGAAAGCTTGATATGGACGATCATGGTTATTTAAAAGTGAATACCAGAAATGAAACAAACATTAAAGGTGTTTTCGCTGCAGGAGATGTTCATGATACTAGGTATAGACAAGCAATAACGGCCGCTGGCTCTGGATGCAGAGCTGCTATGGAAGTTGAAAAATATTTGGAACAGTTAGAATAGATAATATTAAATACTGCATATTTTTATTAAGTGTTTAGGGGGTGGACAATCATGAAATACTTTGTTTATTTCATAATTTTTTTGTTAGTTGTTTCTTTTGCTAGTGCTAATGTTCTTCCAATAATAGAAGATAAAACGTATATGATTAATGCTGAGCAAAATCAGTTGAATAGATTTGTTTTTACAAACAGCCCTAAATCTGCAACTTTACATTTAGCCGTATCAGGAGGTTCTCTGAAAGCTGAAGGCAAATCAAATATGCAATCAACAATAGCTATTTTACCTGGCGAAACCAAAATCATTGAAGCGCAATTCTCTGAAGCGGGAACTCATTACATAATAAACTATGGAAAAGAAACAAGAATTTTTGCTGTTGTCAAAGTAAAAGAATCAAAATTTATTTTTCCTAAAAGCATAGCCTCTGAAGAAATGGCTTAAATATTTCTTTTTTCTTTATTTTTAATCAAAAAATAATAAATACTAGTACAAATTACTGATTTTATGAAATTATTTATTTGTGAAAGTTGTGGTGCTGAAATTAAGAGAAATAATACGCCTGAACACTGCCCTCTTTGTAGTAGGAAAAAGTTTTCAGTAGCTAAGGCTCCAGAGCCTTCAATACATGATGAAGAAGCTAAGAGAAAATATGATGAAGCCCTTAGTATTTTAAGTAAGTATGATGAAGGCACAAGTCCTAGAAAAATGGATGATCATACATGTTGTGTTTCATGTGATGATTGTGATGATAAATGCAATAACACTTGTAATAATAAAGATAAAAATTAAACTTTCTTTGCTATATTCCAGAAATGTTTAAAGTATTCTAAATTCGTTTGGGCTATTTCTTTTGAAGTTATTTTTATTATAGTTAATGGTTCTGTGTAAACGTATTGCGTTGTTACATCTCCATATATCAAAGTAGGTGCAGGAGGAATTAGCTTTTTGTCTAAAGCGCGATATTCACCTTTTTTTATTTTAGAGATTGGATCCCCTTTTGCATAGATTATTTTTTCAACCATCCCTTTCTTTTCTAATTGACTAAGAAACTTCTTTACTATTCTTGCATATTTTTCAATATATATAAGAGGACTTATATCTCCCCAAGAATAGTGCACAAGACCTGACTCTATTACTTCATAAAATACCGTCATCAAACCCTGTTCTCCTTTCAGTATTTCAACTTTGGCTCCTTTGGGAGTTTCTAGTGCTTCAAGTCTTGGTATTATTTCTGCGAAAGAATCCTGTCTGTGTTTTAGCTCTGCTAAAATCACATTGGGATTTGTTGGAGAGAATATTCTAGTTCCATTTTCTTCATAATAACTAGCTCTTCCTTTCTGAACGAGTCTTTCCAATATGTCATAGATGCTTCTTCTTTCTATACCAGTATTTTTTAGTATTTCTGTAACTCCTGCTTTACCTAGTTTTGTTAGTGCTATATATATTTCTGCTTCTTTTGAATCAAAACCTATTGCTTCTAATTGTTCTTTCACAATATTATAAATCAGAACTTGTTTATATTTCTTATGGGTGACAATTTCCCACATAAGTTTAAATATAAAACACTTATTAGTAGTAACATGAAAAGAAAACACAACAAAGCATATTGTCAAGAAAAATATAATAAAATTACAAAAGAAAAACAAATTATTGCAGACATAATAAAACATAATGTGAATTTAGAAAATATAACATCAATTCTAGACATAGGTTCAAACACAGGAGAGATATCTCAACAAATAAGACCAATAGGTAGTAAAATAACTTTTTGCGATCCAACAACACTACCAAAAACAAATTATGAAGAAGACATTTTTATAAAAGAAAAATTTGAAGATGCCAAAGTTAATGAAAAATATGATTTAATACTTGTAAATCATGTATGGGGTTATTTTTGGGAAAATTTCACAACAGATAAAGTACTTGAAAAAATATTCAAACACAAAAAAGAAAATGGAAGAGTAGTAATAACATACAACACAAATAAAGGATATGTTGATAAATTAACCAAACATGTCTTTTCATTAACCCCTGAAAGTAGATTTGAGCATTTTAAAGGACTTATAATACCCGAAAAGAAAATAAACTTCTGGACAGAAATAGAAACTCCTTCATTTTATGAACTAGCAGATCTGTGTCGCACTTTATACACTGCGTCTGATGAAGAATATGATAATAAATTCATATTCATTGAAAGTTATATGGAACAAACACTTTACAAACCAAAACTGATAATTGAACAAGAAATGATCATAATAAAATGATATTACTAGATTTCATGAATAACAAAATAAGGAGTGAAATAAATGACAGAAAACAACAAAGAATATTTTAGTTTGAATTTTTCAGTAAATAAAAAATCTTTAAAGAAACTTTTTGCTTGGTCTATTATTGCTTCAATATTAGGTTTTATGGCATTCAAATATTATTCTTCAAAAAAATACAGCTACGAATGGACAGAACAAAATTTCAAAGAGGAACTTGCAACAAAGATAATGCAATACGTAATAGATAATCCTAAATTCACACTAGAATATAACAAAGAATATGATTGCTTGGAATATAGAGACACAGTAACTAAAGAAAACAAAGACATATATGAAATAATCATGGCAGACTGTCCTCCTTTTGACAGCATTTCAACGGGAGATTCTATGATTTTAGGAAAACAATTTTCGGGAAGTAACACATTGCTTCAGCAAAGATTCGAAGTTAATTCAGATTATTTTGGAGCAAGAAGCATAGATAAAGAAGATTACACAACATACAGACTATTTATTGACTTTTTAGAATCAGATAAATAAATACTTCAAAATAACTGCTGTTTTATTATGTTCACCATTAAGCTTATAAATTGAAAGTATTTTCATAGTGTTGAGGTTATAATCATGTCAGAAATATTCAAAAACGCACAAAAACAATTGGAAAAAGCATTCAAACAAATTAAGTTAAGCAACGATGTTCACGAGATTCTTTCAAGACCAAAAGAAGCCATACAAGTCAACATACCTGTAAGGATGGACAATGGAAAATTAAAAACTTTCGAAGGCTATAGAGTTAGATATAACGATTCACTCGGACCTACAAAAGGAGGAATAAGATTCCACCCAGATGTTTCCTTAGACGAAGCAAAAGCACTTTCATTTTGGATGACTTTCAAATGCGCAGTAGCCGGACTTCCTTTCGGGGGAGGAAAAGGAGGCGTAATAGTTAATCCTAAAGAACTCACAAAACACGAATTAGAGCAATTATCAAGAGGGTACATGGCCGCTGTAGCAGACGTAGTAGGTCCTGACAGAGACATACCCGCTCCTGATGTTTATACAAACGCTATGATTATGGGCTGGATGAGTGACGAATACAATAAAATAACAAGAAAAATTCAGCCAGCTGTAATAACTGGAAAACCTGTTAGTATGGGAGGCTCATTAGGAAGAGATGAAGCTACTGCTAAAGGATCTTATTATGTAATAAAAGAGCTTATTGCAAAAAAAGGACTTAATCCTAAAGAGTTAAAAGTAGCAATTCAAGGTTTTGGCAACGCAGGATTCAATTTAGCAAGAATGCTATATGAAGATGGTTTTTGGATTGTTGCATTAAGCGATAGTAAAGGAGGCATTTACTGTAATAATTGCTATTTAAATCCTGACCTTATTATGGACTCAAAAAAAGCTAAAGGCATGATTGACAAAGAATACTACAAGGGATCGGTTGCAGACACTGAAGATCATTCCAGAATTACAAATGAAGAACTGTTAGAATGTGAATGTGATATCCTTATTCCTGCCGCGTTAGAAAACCAAATAACTAAAGAAAATGCTGAAAAAATTAAAGCAAAATATATAATTGAAGTTGCTAATGGACCAACAACTCCTGAAGCTGACGAAATTCTTGAAAAGAAAGGAATTCTTGTTGTTCCAGACATACTGGCAAATGCTGGAGGAGTAACAGTTAGTTATTTTGAATGGGTGCAAAATAGGCAAGGATATTATTGGAGCTTGGAAGAAGTAAGAAAAAAGCTGAAAGAAAAAATAGTTCCTGCATTTAATGACATATACAAAATAATGGAAGAAAAAAAGATTGATATGAGAACTGCTGCGTATGTAAGAGCACTAAAACTTATAGGGGACGCAATTGAAAGCAAAGGCACCGAGGAAACATTTCGTTAAGTGCTTCTAAATCTTTTTATTTAATAACATTATTCCATAAATGTTTTAAATGAAAAAAATAGACTAAATCAAATGAAAAAGTCTACATATTTATTATTTATGATAATTCTAATATTAACAATAACGGGATGTAATTCTAAAAGTCAAACAAACAATGAATTGGAAACGCAAAAAGAATTTGTTCATTGGCT
Encoded here:
- a CDS encoding Glu/Leu/Phe/Val dehydrogenase, giving the protein MSEIFKNAQKQLEKAFKQIKLSNDVHEILSRPKEAIQVNIPVRMDNGKLKTFEGYRVRYNDSLGPTKGGIRFHPDVSLDEAKALSFWMTFKCAVAGLPFGGGKGGVIVNPKELTKHELEQLSRGYMAAVADVVGPDRDIPAPDVYTNAMIMGWMSDEYNKITRKIQPAVITGKPVSMGGSLGRDEATAKGSYYVIKELIAKKGLNPKELKVAIQGFGNAGFNLARMLYEDGFWIVALSDSKGGIYCNNCYLNPDLIMDSKKAKGMIDKEYYKGSVADTEDHSRITNEELLECECDILIPAALENQITKENAEKIKAKYIIEVANGPTTPEADEILEKKGILVVPDILANAGGVTVSYFEWVQNRQGYYWSLEEVRKKLKEKIVPAFNDIYKIMEEKKIDMRTAAYVRALKLIGDAIESKGTEETFR
- a CDS encoding class I SAM-dependent methyltransferase, producing MKRKHNKAYCQEKYNKITKEKQIIADIIKHNVNLENITSILDIGSNTGEISQQIRPIGSKITFCDPTTLPKTNYEEDIFIKEKFEDAKVNEKYDLILVNHVWGYFWENFTTDKVLEKIFKHKKENGRVVITYNTNKGYVDKLTKHVFSLTPESRFEHFKGLIIPEKKINFWTEIETPSFYELADLCRTLYTASDEEYDNKFIFIESYMEQTLYKPKLIIEQEMIIIK
- a CDS encoding helix-turn-helix domain-containing protein, with the translated sequence MKEQLEAIGFDSKEAEIYIALTKLGKAGVTEILKNTGIERRSIYDILERLVQKGRASYYEENGTRIFSPTNPNVILAELKHRQDSFAEIIPRLEALETPKGAKVEILKGEQGLMTVFYEVIESGLVHYSWGDISPLIYIEKYARIVKKFLSQLEKKGMVEKIIYAKGDPISKIKKGEYRALDKKLIPPAPTLIYGDVTTQYVYTEPLTIIKITSKEIAQTNLEYFKHFWNIAKKV